A stretch of the Conexibacter woesei Iso977N genome encodes the following:
- a CDS encoding MFS transporter: protein MSAPSPLDARRKTLILVLCCLAQFMVILDVSIVNVALPSIRGDLGFSATGLQWVVNAYTLTFAGFLLLGGRAADLIGRREVFAGGLLLFAFASLLGGVAQSDAMLIGARAAQGLGGAVVAPATLSILATTFTEGSERNRALGLWGAMGGVGGATGALLGGILTQTLSWRWILLINVPIGIVAALAALRIVTKGRRDQRAASSFDLMGALTVTGGLVVLTYGIVETDKHGWGSARTLITLAIGVALLATFVLIEGRLAKAPLVPLRIFKNRPVVGADIVVFCMGASAFAMWYFLSLYLQEVLGYDPIEAGLAFLPMTLAIVATSQFASRGVGRFGPGIVLTFGMVLIGIGMLGLSRVSHDGNYWADVLVPSVITAAGIGFSFVPVTIAATQGVRGPEAGLASGLVNTFRQVGGSIGLALLATVATQKTNDVVKHADIKVALTEGFRHAFVIGAGFALLGAVISYVVLVLAGRREAAAAARAASAESA, encoded by the coding sequence GTGTCCGCTCCCTCTCCCCTCGATGCACGCCGCAAGACGCTGATCCTGGTCCTCTGCTGTCTCGCGCAGTTCATGGTGATCCTGGATGTCTCGATCGTGAACGTCGCGCTGCCGTCGATCCGCGGTGACCTGGGCTTCTCCGCCACCGGCCTGCAGTGGGTCGTCAACGCGTACACGTTGACCTTCGCCGGCTTCCTGCTGCTCGGCGGGCGTGCCGCGGACCTGATCGGGCGGCGGGAGGTCTTCGCGGGTGGGCTGCTGCTGTTCGCGTTCGCCTCGCTGCTCGGTGGCGTCGCGCAGTCCGACGCGATGCTGATCGGCGCCCGCGCCGCGCAGGGGCTCGGCGGCGCGGTGGTCGCGCCCGCCACGCTGAGCATCCTCGCCACCACCTTCACGGAAGGCTCAGAGCGCAACCGCGCGCTCGGCCTCTGGGGCGCGATGGGCGGCGTTGGCGGCGCGACGGGCGCGCTGCTCGGCGGCATCCTCACGCAGACCCTCTCCTGGCGCTGGATCCTGCTGATCAACGTCCCGATCGGGATCGTCGCCGCGCTCGCCGCGCTGCGCATCGTCACGAAGGGCCGCCGGGATCAGAGGGCCGCGAGCTCCTTCGACCTCATGGGCGCCCTGACCGTCACCGGTGGCCTCGTCGTCCTGACCTACGGGATCGTCGAGACCGACAAGCACGGCTGGGGCTCGGCCCGGACGCTGATCACGCTCGCGATCGGCGTGGCGCTGCTGGCGACGTTCGTCCTGATCGAGGGCCGCCTCGCCAAGGCCCCGCTCGTCCCGCTGCGCATCTTCAAGAACCGCCCCGTCGTCGGCGCCGACATCGTCGTCTTCTGCATGGGCGCGAGCGCGTTCGCCATGTGGTACTTCCTGTCGCTCTACCTGCAGGAGGTGCTCGGCTACGACCCGATCGAAGCCGGCCTCGCGTTCCTGCCGATGACGCTGGCGATCGTGGCCACGTCGCAGTTCGCGAGCCGCGGCGTCGGCCGCTTCGGCCCCGGGATCGTCCTGACCTTCGGGATGGTCCTGATCGGGATCGGCATGCTCGGCCTCTCACGCGTGTCGCACGACGGCAACTACTGGGCCGACGTCCTCGTCCCCTCGGTGATCACCGCCGCCGGGATCGGCTTCAGCTTCGTCCCCGTGACGATCGCCGCGACGCAGGGCGTCAGGGGCCCCGAGGCGGGCCTCGCGTCCGGCCTCGTCAACACGTTCCGCCAGGTCGGCGGCTCGATCGGCCTCGCGCTGCTGGCGACCGTCGCGACGCAGAAGACCAACGACGTCGTCAAGCACGCCGACATCAAGGTCGCGCTGACCGAGGGCTTCCGCCACGCGTTCGTGATCGGCGCCGGGTTCGCGCTGCTGGGCGCGGTGATCTCCTACGTCGTGCTGGTCCTCGCGGGCAGGCGCGAGGCGGCCGCCGCGGCGCGCGCGGCGAGCGCCGAATCCGCGTAG
- a CDS encoding RES family NAD+ phosphorylase, with product MSVPELRAVGAPELLYRLGRPPDAWALPPWEFAGPDGTFDNRYDDPLGLYRVVYASGQRFGTFVETLARFRPDLAVVAELAAIAGSEGDAPTIPAGVVPSGWLTNRCIGVASVAQARFADVAHSDSIAHLRTALAKRLVHYGLDDFDAGDLRTRAPRALTQEISRYVYDQGFAGLRYPSRLGDDIVNWALFEPAPLQRVITRAQKLRADDPDLQSALATLGLTLR from the coding sequence GTGAGCGTCCCGGAGCTGCGCGCGGTCGGGGCACCGGAGCTGCTCTACCGGCTGGGCCGGCCGCCGGATGCGTGGGCGCTGCCGCCGTGGGAGTTCGCGGGGCCGGACGGGACGTTCGACAACCGCTACGACGACCCGCTCGGGCTGTACCGCGTGGTCTACGCGAGCGGTCAGAGATTCGGCACGTTCGTCGAGACGCTTGCGCGGTTCCGGCCGGACCTCGCGGTGGTCGCCGAGCTGGCGGCGATCGCGGGGAGCGAGGGCGACGCGCCGACCATCCCCGCGGGCGTGGTGCCGAGCGGATGGCTCACCAACCGCTGCATCGGCGTCGCGAGCGTGGCGCAGGCGAGGTTCGCCGACGTCGCGCACTCGGATTCGATCGCGCACCTGAGAACCGCGCTGGCCAAGCGCCTCGTGCACTACGGCCTCGACGACTTCGACGCGGGTGACCTCCGCACCCGCGCCCCGCGCGCGCTGACCCAGGAGATCTCGCGCTACGTCTACGACCAGGGCTTCGCGGGCCTCAGATACCCGTCCCGCCTCGGCGACGACATCGTCAACTGGGCGCTCTTCGAGCCGGCTCCGCTGCAGCGCGTCATCACTCGCGCGCAGAAGCTGCGCGCCGACGATCCGGACCTCCAGTCCGCGCTCGCGACCCTCGGCCTGACGCTGCGCTGA
- the rpmA gene encoding 50S ribosomal protein L27, with protein MAHKKGLGSSKNGRDSNPQFLGVKIFAGQVVTGGEILVRQRGSRFKAGEGVGMGKDDTLFAKAPGTVDFRTGRRGRVVSVLPDEAA; from the coding sequence ATGGCACATAAGAAGGGCCTCGGCTCCTCCAAGAACGGCCGCGATTCGAACCCCCAGTTCCTCGGGGTCAAGATCTTCGCCGGCCAGGTCGTGACCGGCGGCGAGATCCTCGTCCGCCAGCGCGGCTCCAGGTTCAAGGCCGGCGAGGGCGTCGGCATGGGCAAGGACGACACGCTGTTCGCGAAGGCGCCGGGCACCGTCGACTTCCGCACCGGCCGCCGCGGCCGCGTGGTGTCGGTCCTGCCGGACGAAGCGGCCTAG
- a CDS encoding Rne/Rng family ribonuclease has translation MRKQVLVSVDRGETRVALMEATGAPSATTAAKSSGASSSRSRSTRARAGASEKDGWRVAELYLERRGNRSIVGNIYKGKVDNVLPGLEAAFVDIGLDKNGFLHVDEIVIPGVEVARRGRVNSKGKSISELLRPGQEVVVQVVKDPLKTKGARLSMDLTIAGRYMVYTPTGEGVGVSKRLDDRERDRLRREAKGLDLHGGGAIVRTAAHGARRQDFERELQYLFKLHEVLEKRVADTVAPAMVFQEADLSVRVVRDIFSADFEKAIVDDEQQHHRLVSFFSRTAPELVDRVELWQESKPLFEAWNVEKVIDGLMSKRVDLPSGGYLLIDYAEALTVIDVNSGSFVGRGRQARLEDTITRTNLEAADEVVRQLRLRDIGGIIVIDFIDMARAKNRDAVLKTLRKALDEDRTKTFTAEISKLGLVEMTRQNVTEGVREIMSRPCPTCHGEGVIKSEDTIAIEFERQLRELASRAKRGTEAFLVQVNPRVSAKFTGEGARVLHALEQETGKIFHFEGSEGLPLDHFAITQEGSNDDIEERAIPFKEGDEVMVNIIEPHMYEVDDAVAKIDGYIISVVNGGRFVGSKKLVRIEEAGRTAATAVLLDVDDDENPDSGSGDESLESRPRRRGRRGGRRRSAVKTAAETSSE, from the coding sequence GTGAGAAAGCAAGTGCTCGTCAGCGTGGACCGCGGGGAGACCCGCGTGGCGCTGATGGAAGCCACGGGAGCGCCCAGCGCGACCACCGCTGCCAAGAGCAGCGGCGCGTCGTCGAGCCGGAGCCGCTCCACCAGGGCGAGGGCCGGCGCGTCCGAGAAGGACGGCTGGCGCGTCGCGGAGCTCTACCTGGAGCGCCGCGGCAACCGCTCGATCGTCGGCAACATCTACAAGGGCAAGGTCGACAACGTCCTGCCCGGGCTCGAGGCGGCGTTCGTCGACATCGGGCTCGACAAGAACGGCTTCCTGCACGTGGATGAGATCGTCATCCCGGGCGTGGAGGTGGCGCGCCGTGGGCGGGTCAACTCCAAGGGCAAGTCGATCAGCGAGCTGCTGAGGCCGGGCCAGGAGGTCGTCGTCCAGGTCGTCAAGGATCCCTTGAAGACCAAGGGCGCGCGGCTGTCGATGGACCTGACGATCGCCGGGCGGTACATGGTGTACACGCCCACCGGCGAGGGCGTCGGCGTCTCCAAGCGCCTGGATGACAGGGAGCGCGACCGCCTGCGGCGCGAGGCCAAGGGCCTCGACCTGCACGGCGGCGGCGCGATCGTCCGGACCGCGGCGCACGGCGCCAGGCGCCAGGACTTCGAGCGCGAGCTGCAGTACCTCTTCAAGCTGCACGAGGTGCTGGAGAAGCGCGTCGCCGACACCGTGGCGCCGGCGATGGTCTTCCAGGAGGCGGACCTGAGCGTCCGCGTCGTGCGCGACATCTTCAGCGCGGACTTCGAGAAGGCGATCGTCGACGACGAGCAGCAGCACCACCGGCTGGTGTCGTTCTTCTCGCGCACGGCGCCGGAGCTGGTCGACCGGGTCGAGCTGTGGCAGGAGTCCAAGCCGCTGTTCGAGGCCTGGAACGTCGAGAAGGTCATCGACGGGCTGATGAGCAAGCGCGTGGATCTCCCGTCGGGCGGCTACCTGCTGATCGACTACGCCGAGGCGCTGACGGTCATCGACGTCAACTCCGGGTCGTTCGTCGGGCGCGGCAGGCAGGCGCGCCTGGAGGACACGATCACGCGCACGAACCTGGAGGCGGCCGACGAGGTCGTCCGCCAGCTGCGGCTGCGCGACATCGGCGGGATCATCGTCATCGACTTCATCGACATGGCGCGCGCGAAGAACCGCGACGCCGTGCTGAAGACGCTGCGCAAGGCGCTCGACGAGGATCGAACCAAGACGTTCACGGCCGAGATCTCGAAGCTCGGCCTGGTCGAGATGACGCGCCAGAACGTGACCGAGGGCGTCCGGGAGATCATGTCCCGGCCGTGCCCGACGTGCCACGGCGAGGGCGTCATCAAGTCCGAGGACACGATCGCGATCGAGTTCGAGCGCCAGCTGCGCGAGCTCGCCTCCCGGGCCAAGCGCGGGACCGAGGCGTTCCTCGTCCAGGTGAACCCGAGGGTCTCGGCCAAGTTCACCGGCGAGGGCGCGCGCGTCCTGCACGCGCTCGAGCAGGAGACCGGGAAGATCTTCCACTTCGAGGGCTCCGAGGGCCTGCCGCTGGACCACTTCGCGATCACGCAGGAGGGCTCCAACGACGACATCGAGGAGCGCGCGATCCCGTTCAAGGAGGGCGACGAGGTGATGGTCAACATCATCGAGCCGCACATGTACGAGGTCGACGACGCGGTCGCCAAGATCGACGGCTACATCATCTCGGTGGTCAACGGCGGGCGCTTCGTGGGGTCCAAGAAGCTGGTCCGGATCGAGGAGGCGGGGCGCACCGCAGCGACCGCCGTGCTCCTGGATGTGGACGACGACGAGAACCCGGACAGCGGTTCCGGCGACGAGTCGCTAGAATCGAGGCCTCGGCGCCGCGGCCGCAGAGGCGGACGGCGCCGTTCGGCTGTCAAGACAGCCGCAGAGACTTCTTCGGAGTAA
- a CDS encoding type II toxin-antitoxin system VapC family toxin: protein MGGNEAAAAAENILCDTSFVSVVQVKGPLEGWPAKTRERLTAAILGISVITLAELRDGHISAGWGTARRADAEQLMAAYLWVPLDLAVIDECAQLRASCRASGVAVPDNDLWIAATANVRRWPLVSCDRHFDVIPGVDHIYLDPPPKRHRTPPHRRDG from the coding sequence ATGGGCGGCAACGAGGCGGCGGCGGCCGCCGAGAACATCCTCTGCGACACGTCGTTCGTCAGCGTCGTGCAGGTCAAGGGTCCGCTGGAAGGCTGGCCCGCCAAGACGCGCGAGCGTCTGACCGCGGCGATCCTCGGCATCAGCGTCATCACGCTCGCCGAGCTTCGTGACGGGCACATCTCCGCCGGTTGGGGCACAGCGCGGCGAGCCGATGCAGAGCAGCTGATGGCCGCGTACCTCTGGGTGCCGCTCGACCTCGCCGTGATCGACGAGTGCGCTCAGCTCCGCGCGTCCTGTCGTGCCAGCGGCGTCGCCGTCCCCGACAACGATCTCTGGATCGCCGCCACCGCGAACGTCCGCAGGTGGCCGTTGGTGTCATGCGACAGGCACTTCGACGTCATTCCGGGCGTCGATCACATCTACCTCGATCCTCCGCCGAAGCGTCACAGGACACCTCCGCATCGGCGCGACGGCTAG
- a CDS encoding TfoX/Sxy family DNA transformation protein → MADRLEDVVNIGPALAHDLRAIGVSTEDDLRAVGAQAAWLRLYEVGSRDCLSSFLALEGAVRGVRWMQIAPEERDACCAAMRAVLDAERPAATA, encoded by the coding sequence ATGGCCGACCGCCTGGAGGACGTCGTCAACATCGGTCCCGCCCTCGCGCACGACCTGCGCGCGATCGGCGTGAGCACCGAGGACGACCTGCGCGCGGTCGGCGCCCAGGCCGCCTGGCTGCGCCTCTACGAGGTCGGCTCGCGCGACTGCCTCTCGTCGTTCCTGGCGCTCGAGGGCGCGGTCCGGGGCGTCCGCTGGATGCAGATCGCCCCGGAAGAACGCGACGCCTGCTGCGCTGCGATGCGCGCGGTGCTCGACGCCGAGCGCCCCGCCGCGACCGCCTAG
- the rplU gene encoding 50S ribosomal protein L21, translated as MYAIVKTGGKQYRVEEGQTLLVERLPGEAGAKLDLEPLTLVGDDVLFGDRLGKSAVSAEVVEHLRGPKLRVNKFKPKRGYRRRAGHRQELTRIRVTKITKG; from the coding sequence ATGTACGCGATCGTCAAGACCGGCGGCAAGCAGTACCGCGTCGAGGAGGGCCAGACCCTTCTCGTGGAGCGACTGCCTGGCGAAGCCGGAGCCAAGCTCGACCTCGAGCCCCTCACCCTCGTGGGTGACGACGTCCTGTTCGGCGACAGGCTCGGCAAGTCCGCCGTGTCCGCCGAGGTCGTCGAGCACCTGCGCGGCCCCAAGCTGCGGGTGAACAAGTTCAAGCCGAAGCGCGGCTACCGGCGTAGGGCCGGTCACCGCCAGGAGCTCACCCGCATCCGGGTGACCAAGATCACGAAGGGCTAG
- a CDS encoding penicillin-binding transpeptidase domain-containing protein, whose product MPFEPGTGRPPITPQLAVRVAGAGVIALILFGIVFFRLWYLQVLDGDKYLAQARDNRVRTAVIAAPRGNIVDASGLTLVQNRKATVVSINPQSLPVSYRDDIAAYGQKAGQWATNKRALIARLGKTKGTKQAGTAPARPLAAGPLMVRFRRLAQVLEMSPKTINNRVVDGVVQVPYANVRIRTDIPVPQRTFIQERQNRFPGVVVESVYLRQYPQRTLAAQILGTIGQINRDQLRSRAFRGTVAGTDIGQTGLEAQYDKYLRGTDGKYRIDVNAAGERRNATVSTEPKQGETLHLSLKLELQQAGERYLNEVGGGRPGAFVALNPEDGSIYAMGSNPSYNPRDAAPGRYSTDRAYAQKFLDAGTDHPLVNRADESAYPTGSIFKPITSLAGLSSGATTVGRIFDDTGCYRTGAREQDKACNAGRQSYGSINLIDALRVSSDTYFYDLGKRLYDKLPSQPLQQWAHKLGVARKTGVDLPNEQAGAIPSPEKVKELQNEERKCRKRTHKAFCGIAFLDSSWNPGDESNFAVGQGGLQATPLQMAVAYSTIINGGLVPTPHLGLEAENSRGYVQKIDHPTKRSVRIDPAYRAAIMQGLSEAANKDGGTSKAVWDQGWPRSRYPIFGKTGTAERFYGPAAVELDQSWYVGYSYAGNPKHKPILVVCTVEKGGFGAATAAPIVRLIMSKWFGVSPKLVRGESSDR is encoded by the coding sequence ATGCCGTTCGAACCCGGAACCGGCCGCCCGCCGATCACCCCGCAGCTCGCCGTGCGCGTCGCCGGCGCGGGCGTCATCGCGCTGATCCTGTTCGGGATCGTGTTCTTCCGGCTCTGGTACCTGCAGGTCCTGGACGGCGACAAGTACCTCGCCCAGGCGCGCGACAACCGCGTCCGGACCGCGGTGATCGCCGCGCCGCGCGGCAACATCGTCGACGCGTCCGGGCTGACGCTGGTGCAGAACCGCAAGGCGACGGTCGTCTCGATCAACCCGCAGAGCCTGCCGGTCAGCTACCGCGACGACATCGCCGCCTACGGCCAGAAGGCCGGGCAGTGGGCGACGAACAAGAGGGCGCTGATCGCCAGGCTCGGCAAGACCAAGGGGACCAAGCAGGCCGGCACGGCGCCGGCGCGCCCGCTGGCCGCCGGGCCGCTGATGGTCCGCTTCCGGCGCCTGGCCCAGGTCCTGGAGATGTCGCCCAAGACCATCAACAACCGTGTGGTCGACGGCGTCGTGCAGGTGCCCTACGCCAACGTCCGGATCCGCACCGACATCCCGGTGCCGCAGCGCACGTTCATCCAGGAGCGCCAGAACCGCTTCCCCGGCGTCGTGGTCGAGTCGGTCTACCTGCGCCAGTACCCGCAGAGGACGCTGGCCGCCCAGATCCTGGGCACGATCGGGCAGATCAACAGGGACCAGCTGAGGTCGAGGGCCTTCAGGGGCACCGTGGCCGGGACCGACATCGGGCAGACCGGGCTCGAGGCCCAGTACGACAAGTACCTGCGCGGCACCGACGGCAAGTACCGGATCGACGTCAACGCCGCCGGCGAGCGCCGCAACGCCACGGTCTCGACCGAGCCCAAGCAGGGCGAGACGCTGCACCTGTCGCTCAAGCTCGAGCTCCAGCAGGCGGGGGAGAGGTACCTCAACGAGGTCGGCGGCGGCAGGCCGGGCGCGTTCGTCGCGCTCAACCCGGAGGACGGGTCGATCTACGCGATGGGGTCCAACCCCAGCTACAACCCGCGCGACGCCGCGCCGGGGCGCTACTCGACCGACAGGGCCTACGCCCAGAAGTTCCTCGACGCAGGCACCGACCACCCGCTGGTCAACCGCGCTGACGAGTCCGCGTATCCGACCGGTTCCATCTTCAAGCCGATCACGTCGCTGGCGGGCCTGAGCTCGGGCGCGACGACGGTCGGGCGCATCTTCGACGACACCGGCTGCTACAGGACCGGTGCGCGCGAGCAGGACAAGGCGTGCAACGCCGGCAGGCAGTCCTACGGCTCGATCAACCTGATCGACGCGCTGCGCGTCTCGTCCGACACCTACTTCTACGACCTCGGCAAGCGGCTGTACGACAAGCTGCCGAGCCAGCCGCTGCAGCAGTGGGCGCACAAGCTCGGCGTCGCGCGCAAGACCGGCGTCGACCTGCCCAACGAGCAGGCCGGGGCGATCCCGAGCCCGGAGAAGGTCAAGGAGCTCCAGAACGAGGAGCGCAAGTGCCGCAAGAGGACGCACAAGGCGTTCTGCGGGATCGCGTTCCTCGACAGCTCCTGGAACCCGGGCGACGAGTCGAACTTCGCCGTCGGTCAGGGCGGCCTGCAGGCCACGCCGCTGCAGATGGCCGTCGCCTACTCGACGATCATCAACGGCGGGCTGGTCCCGACGCCGCACCTCGGCCTCGAGGCCGAGAACAGCCGCGGCTACGTCCAGAAGATCGACCACCCGACCAAGCGCTCGGTCAGGATCGACCCGGCCTACCGCGCCGCCATCATGCAGGGCCTGTCGGAGGCCGCCAACAAGGACGGCGGCACGTCCAAGGCGGTCTGGGACCAGGGCTGGCCGCGCAGCAGGTACCCGATCTTCGGCAAGACCGGCACCGCCGAGCGCTTCTACGGCCCGGCGGCGGTCGAGCTCGACCAGTCCTGGTACGTCGGCTACTCCTACGCCGGCAACCCCAAGCACAAGCCGATCCTCGTTGTCTGCACCGTCGAGAAGGGCGGCTTCGGCGCCGCGACCGCCGCGCCGATCGTCCGGCTGATCATGTCCAAGTGGTTCGGCGTGTCGCCGAAGCTGGTCCGCGGGGAGAGCAGCGACAGGTGA
- a CDS encoding MFS transporter: MTPLPLRSKWLGLGVLLLAVLLVAMDVTILYFAAPYISADLAPSGTQQLWMLDVYGFVLAGLLITMGALADRYGRRRVLVLGAAAFGTASAAAAFAQDADQLIACRALMGVGGATLMPSSLALLRNLFPDDAERRRAVAIWTGVVSGGSALGPLLGGVLLEHFSWGSVFLVNVPVMVLLVVLAPRLLPESREPSRARIDATSAVLSLCTMLPLVYGLQRAAVDGIGVLSAACLAGGVLVGVVFVARQRRLTVPLIDLALFRNVRFSGAVAVNLMAMLALVGYALFTTQYLQSVLGLSPLHAALWTLPAPLSVGVVAPLAMVAAQRVRPAAVVAACFLLALCGFLVMTRVPAHHGLLVALIGTVVCTMGLAGAMTLLTDLILGAAPAERAGAASAVAETGQELGGAIGVAVLGSIGAAVYRHDVGAGVPRAAHETLGGAIEVARGLPGRSGDALLEGARVAFTHGLHAAALGGAVVMVVGAATAWWTLRGVAPHGAEEPAEPRELALA, translated from the coding sequence ATGACCCCTCTCCCCCTCCGTTCCAAGTGGCTCGGGCTCGGCGTGCTCCTGCTCGCCGTGCTGCTCGTGGCCATGGACGTCACGATCCTGTACTTCGCCGCGCCCTACATCAGCGCCGACCTCGCGCCGTCCGGAACCCAGCAGCTGTGGATGCTCGACGTGTACGGGTTCGTCCTCGCCGGCCTGCTGATCACGATGGGCGCGCTGGCCGACCGCTACGGCCGGCGGCGCGTGCTCGTCCTCGGCGCCGCCGCGTTCGGCACGGCGAGCGCCGCGGCCGCGTTCGCCCAGGACGCCGACCAGCTGATCGCCTGCCGCGCGCTGATGGGCGTCGGCGGCGCGACGCTGATGCCGTCGTCGCTGGCGCTGCTGCGCAACCTGTTCCCCGACGACGCCGAGCGCCGCCGCGCGGTCGCGATCTGGACCGGTGTGGTCAGCGGCGGCTCGGCGCTCGGCCCGCTGCTCGGCGGCGTGTTGTTGGAGCACTTCTCGTGGGGCTCGGTGTTCCTGGTCAACGTCCCGGTGATGGTGTTGTTGGTGGTGTTGGCGCCGCGGCTGCTGCCGGAGTCGCGCGAGCCCTCGCGCGCCCGGATCGACGCGACCAGCGCCGTGCTGTCGTTGTGCACCATGTTGCCGTTGGTGTACGGGTTGCAGCGCGCGGCGGTCGACGGGATCGGCGTGCTGTCGGCCGCGTGCCTGGCCGGCGGCGTTCTTGTAGGAGTCGTGTTCGTCGCGCGCCAGCGGCGTCTGACGGTCCCGCTGATCGACCTCGCGCTGTTCCGCAACGTGCGCTTCAGCGGCGCGGTCGCGGTCAACCTGATGGCCATGCTCGCGCTCGTCGGCTACGCGCTGTTCACGACGCAGTACCTGCAGTCGGTGCTCGGCCTCTCCCCCTTGCACGCCGCGCTCTGGACGCTCCCGGCGCCGCTGAGCGTCGGCGTCGTCGCGCCGCTGGCGATGGTCGCCGCGCAGCGGGTCCGGCCGGCGGCCGTGGTCGCCGCGTGCTTCCTGCTGGCGTTGTGCGGGTTCTTGGTGATGACGCGCGTCCCGGCACACCACGGGTTGTTGGTGGCGTTGATCGGGACCGTCGTCTGCACGATGGGCCTGGCGGGCGCGATGACGCTGCTGACCGACCTGATCCTCGGCGCGGCGCCGGCCGAGCGCGCGGGTGCGGCGAGCGCGGTGGCCGAGACCGGACAGGAGCTCGGCGGCGCGATCGGCGTCGCGGTGCTGGGGTCGATCGGCGCGGCGGTCTACCGCCACGACGTCGGCGCGGGCGTGCCGCGCGCGGCGCACGAGACGCTCGGCGGCGCGATCGAGGTCGCGCGCGGGCTGCCGGGCCGGTCCGGCGACGCGCTCCTGGAAGGCGCGCGGGTCGCGTTCACCCATGGGCTGCACGCCGCGGCGCTGGGCGGCGCCGTTGTGATGGTGGTCGGTGCGGCGACCGCGTGGTGGACGCTGCGCGGCGTCGCGCCGCACGGCGCGGAGGAGCCGGCGGAGCCGCGCGAGCTGGCGCTGGCCTAG
- the rodA gene encoding rod shape-determining protein RodA, producing MSAASTPLRDIDDAPPRDRVRVQGAALPFDLVLVLAILGLAGCSLTAIKYSTVDDITGDPTYYFKRQAIFFVVGGILSLALIRFDYALLRRARWWIYGFLMASIFAVKILGSVAKGAQRSIALGPFQFQASELGKVLIVIALASFAADRARRLNEWDTTARIMLLALIPAAFVMVQPDLGSALVYGAISLATLFFAGTPVRHFLALLALGAVAISMVLVIAPAAGVEVLHGYQKDRLTSFLHPSADTNKAGYQQHQSLIAIGSGRKTGRGTHATQTKDNFLPEHHTDFINAVVGERWGFVGAALVLSLYALLIWRGLRILTMAKDLFGAVMAGGIVAMLLFQVFVNVGMTLGIMPITGIPLPLMSYGGSSVVSTLLAIGLLQAIYVQGRMSASTKGRIMSH from the coding sequence GTGAGCGCCGCCTCCACACCGCTGCGCGACATCGACGACGCGCCCCCGCGCGATCGCGTCAGGGTCCAGGGCGCCGCCCTGCCGTTCGACCTCGTCCTCGTGCTGGCCATCCTCGGCCTGGCGGGCTGCTCGCTGACGGCGATCAAGTACTCGACGGTCGACGACATCACCGGCGACCCGACCTACTACTTCAAGCGCCAGGCGATCTTCTTCGTCGTCGGCGGCATCCTCTCGCTGGCGCTGATCCGCTTCGACTACGCGCTGCTGCGGCGCGCGCGCTGGTGGATCTACGGTTTCCTGATGGCCTCGATCTTCGCGGTCAAGATCCTCGGGTCGGTCGCCAAGGGCGCGCAGCGCTCGATCGCGCTCGGCCCGTTCCAGTTCCAGGCCTCCGAGCTGGGCAAGGTGCTGATCGTGATCGCGCTCGCGTCGTTCGCGGCCGATCGCGCCAGGCGCCTCAACGAGTGGGACACCACGGCCCGCATCATGCTGCTGGCCCTGATCCCGGCCGCGTTCGTGATGGTCCAGCCGGACCTCGGCTCGGCGCTCGTCTACGGGGCGATCTCGCTGGCCACCCTCTTCTTCGCCGGTACTCCGGTCCGCCACTTCCTCGCGCTTCTGGCGCTCGGCGCCGTGGCCATCAGCATGGTGCTGGTGATCGCGCCCGCCGCGGGGGTGGAGGTCCTCCACGGGTACCAGAAGGACCGACTGACGTCGTTCCTGCATCCGTCCGCCGACACCAACAAGGCGGGCTACCAGCAGCACCAGTCTCTGATCGCGATCGGTTCCGGCCGCAAGACCGGGCGCGGGACCCACGCGACGCAGACGAAGGACAACTTCCTGCCCGAGCACCACACCGACTTCATCAACGCGGTCGTGGGTGAACGCTGGGGCTTCGTCGGCGCAGCGCTCGTGCTGAGCCTCTACGCGCTGCTGATATGGCGCGGGCTGCGCATCTTGACCATGGCGAAGGACCTGTTCGGCGCCGTCATGGCGGGCGGCATCGTTGCGATGCTGCTGTTCCAGGTCTTCGTGAACGTCGGCATGACCCTCGGGATCATGCCCATCACCGGCATCCCCCTTCCGCTCATGAGCTATGGCGGGTCGTCGGTGGTCTCAACCCTCTTGGCGATCGGCCTTTTGCAGGCGATCTACGTCCAAGGACGTATGTCGGCTTCGACGAAGGGCCGCATCATGAGCCACTGA